Genomic DNA from Acipenser ruthenus chromosome 4, fAciRut3.2 maternal haplotype, whole genome shotgun sequence:
TTTTTCACTGTCTTGCACCTATTCTCaagtataaaactaaataaaatacatctgAAGTTAGAAATTCAAACACAGAGTTACGTATCTATTTATGGTAATAATATAATTGAATATGTATTGTTGATCGTGGTACAAGTTAACAACATAGCACTTAGCAGTTCTTTTACCAAAGTGTAAATGAGAAAATGTGTGATGTGTTAGTGTTCCAAAGcttatttattttccatatttTAATGACAAGCTCCTGATACCACAAATACTACCCTTCCAAGCTTCAATGTCCATATTCActgctgtttttctttgtttcagtGTGATGGATATAAAGAGGGAATCCTCACTGGGGATCTTTGTGAAGATCTGTGCATCAGCAAGCAAGTGGTGTACCAAAGATGCCTTTACTATGAAAAGGGTAAAAAGGTCATTCAGGCAGACTGGGCTGGTATTCCCATTATCCTCAAATCAAAACTGGAAAACTTCTCCTCCTATGACAATTTTGGAATGCTGGATTACCAGGAAATGCAGGATGTTTCCACAATGGATATTGTGTTTTATGCAGCACTGGAGATTAAAAACTTGTTGGGGTTGGAACTGATCAACACAACCGTGCCAAAATTATGGACCAAACATTTACAAGGGAGAGTTGAACCATACTCCAAAGCAGAACTGGCCACCATGTGGTCCCTTCTCCAACAGGAAGAATATACCTTTTTCAAAATATTACAGGATCTGAGCAAGCATGTTGTCAAGGTACTGGGATCCTGTGGACACTTTTATGCAGTGGAGTACCTTATAGCTGGCCATGCTTGGAATCAGAACCTGTTTTCCCTGGAAGAACTTTTTGGTTCATCTGTAACAGGCCACAACAACAAAGCGTTAAGGGGGGCTATACATACAATTGCACTCAGCTTTTTAGACATGGTCAAGCACTTTGAAAATGACTTTTCCTACCATCTTCACCTCTGTGACATCAAACCAGAAAATTTTGCCATTAGAAAAGATCTGACAGTAAGATTGTCTTCTCATAGCAATAGGCCggataataattgtatttaaccAGGGTAAATCACATTGAGACATAAGGCTCTTTTACAAGGCTGAGGATCCCTACTGTTATGAGAACATAggagtagatgtactaaagtgttgcgcctgtcgcaaaccagttgcaaacaagtcggtaatctagggtgaaatgtactaaacatgcgcaatgcttttagcgactttttagggaatgttttgcagcagcagtttttctttgtggttcaaccatagttgaatatgtaattatgggcgttcctgcataaatttgcaaaaagggggcggagattgcaaatgagggttctcaaatattataatgagatgtactaaagctgctgatatttgcgacacttacaattgcatcaatttgttaagaacttttgaaagcatgtttaaacagtcgcaattgttacTGGCATTTCTCTGTCCGCGTTTTCTTGTACGttaccagttgtgctcaatgtatttttgaagcaaaacacccaagtacctaattttcactaaagtcaggttgtactgtacttacaagccttgaaaacaaatttctatgacatttctggtttccccaacgtgttagGAGCAATAGACTGCAAACATGTGCCACTAATACCTCCaactcattctgagcatctgtataggaccatggtctattttgtgttaattgtctatgctactaagtaggccaagttgaaaataataataatttataaaacaaaaatgctaaaatcatttagtttcaatttaaaataatcttttattcgcatcgtataccaatgtgtacaatgcagcagcatgatttattttgtgttaccagtaggctaaagtaaaaagaaagtgttctaggtattcatttgattttactatgtactgtatactgtgtaggCGTActatacagatttatatttttacataatgcaaTTCCCCGTGACAACCACATTGGTGTTTGTCCAGAGCACTGAAATTCAAGGTCAAACTAAAAACACTGTACCACTGAATTCATTGGTTCaatttatttaaatcaatgtgtgttaaaacagagtacccatatttaaaaacaaacaaagaataaattaaatgtcaattaaaaaaaaaaaaaagatatttcacCAGATGTAGGCATGGGTGATCTATATTTAGATAAAAAGGGTCATTCACCATGATTTATAAGATTGTATATAGAGTTGTGTTGTACTGTCTGTTTTTACCCCTAAAACAGGGACATCAGATATTGCATCTGTGCTGTTGTTTTCGTTTACCGGGGCACTGACATGTATAGTCCATGTTTGGCAATGCTTACTTTGGTTTCCCATTACATCATCTAATGTTATCTTTAATGCCTTTCTAAAGAGTCCTGCTGGGTGCTCCTTTTTCACACAGGTTTCTCAAGTCATTCTGTTCAGTTGTCAGACACACATGGGTGTGACCTATTGTGATTCCTGCCAAGGATATGACAGTCTGGCTTATTAATAATTATACATTATAGGGACATTTAACCTACTGTTTTtggttgtattaaaaaaataatttagaaagaTATACAACATCCTTAAAGTGAAAAGGACAATTTGGCAGTTCACATTACTACAATATAAGTTATACAGCACAGCCAAAATAGACAATTGATTATTACAgttaatacacaaacacaaaacagcagcAATGCCTCATTCAACAGATGATTAATGAGGTGTGTCTGAAAGCTGTTTTGAATTCTATTAAGGTATCACAACTAATGCAATCAATTGGGCAATGCTGGCAATGACACAGACCTAGGTTGTTCTTAACTATTAAATGTCttgtagcaaaaaaaaataataagcagAAATTCCACATAGTTTTAGTTTTTACAACATTACTATGTTATTTGTGTGTTAACCAATAGAAGCTATGTAGTGGGATCCACAGTACATTAATGTACTGTACTTATGGCTGATTGTTTGTGTTGCAGGTTGTTGCAATCGATGTAGACATGGCTTTCTTTGAGCCCAAAATGAGGGACATCCTTCAACAGAATTGCACAAATGATGAAGACTGTAATTTTTTTGACTGCTTTTCTAAGTGTGACATGCAGCACAACAGATGTGGTGCAAAAAGGATAAACAGCAATTTGCAAGTAAGTTATTTTAACAATTCCTCAATAAAGTTTATTTTGCACAATGGGCCACACCAAAGTGCATTATCCaccatgttatttaaaaaaaaatatgatgttGATAGTGTTACAAAACTGGTACTAAGTAATTTAATCAGTAGACACacttcccattaaaaaaaaaaaaaaaaaaaaaaaagcactgtccAAAACACTGCAGTGTCC
This window encodes:
- the LOC117399292 gene encoding divergent protein kinase domain 1C-like isoform X2, with translation MITWRSCVFRRLGVKIFRKNTLLFALFWFGFWIFMSALMFVHRTIFSDHCTDEKSKRILARVCDGYKEGILTGDLCEDLCISKQVVYQRCLYYEKGKKVIQADWAGIPIILKSKLENFSSYDNFGMLDYQEMQDVSTMDIVFYAALEIKNLLGLELINTTVPKLWTKHLQGRVEPYSKAELATMWSLLQQEEYTFFKILQDLSKHVVKVVAIDVDMAFFEPKMRDILQQNCTNDEDCNFFDCFSKCDMQHNRCGAKRINSNLQVICDKMFRHWFSPSLIGSRASLPLQVELQKAVQRCAVPTEEYPKNKKDHRTLFSQLYGLLQASQRQLQE
- the LOC117399292 gene encoding divergent protein kinase domain 1C-like isoform X1, giving the protein MITWRSCVFRRLGVKIFRKNTLLFALFWFGFWIFMSALMFVHRTIFSDHCTDEKSKRILARVCDGYKEGILTGDLCEDLCISKQVVYQRCLYYEKGKKVIQADWAGIPIILKSKLENFSSYDNFGMLDYQEMQDVSTMDIVFYAALEIKNLLGLELINTTVPKLWTKHLQGRVEPYSKAELATMWSLLQQEEYTFFKILQDLSKHVVKVLGSCGHFYAVEYLIAGHAWNQNLFSLEELFGSSVTGHNNKALRGAIHTIALSFLDMVKHFENDFSYHLHLCDIKPENFAIRKDLTVVAIDVDMAFFEPKMRDILQQNCTNDEDCNFFDCFSKCDMQHNRCGAKRINSNLQVICDKMFRHWFSPSLIGSRASLPLQVELQKAVQRCAVPTEEYPKNKKDHRTLFSQLYGLLQASQRQLQE